A single window of Sphingobacteriales bacterium DNA harbors:
- a CDS encoding bifunctional precorrin-2 dehydrogenase/sirohydrochlorin ferrochelatase has product MNTLYPIFLKLENIHILMVGAGIVGTEKLSFILKNSPDAKITIIALHIADEIKAYASSNKNIIIQEKKFEPDDVQKHQIIIAATNDKTLNKAIYDVAKSKNILINVADTPDLCDFYLGSIVTKGDLKIAISTNGKSPTLAKRIREMFENILPENIDELLQNLQNYRQQLKGNFEEKVNQLNELTKNFKAD; this is encoded by the coding sequence ATGAATACGCTTTATCCAATTTTCCTAAAACTCGAAAACATACATATACTTATGGTTGGTGCAGGAATAGTTGGCACAGAAAAGTTATCATTTATTCTAAAAAATTCACCAGATGCAAAAATTACCATTATTGCACTACATATTGCTGATGAAATAAAAGCATACGCAAGTAGCAACAAAAACATCATTATACAAGAAAAAAAATTTGAGCCAGATGATGTACAAAAACATCAAATCATTATTGCTGCAACAAATGACAAGACATTAAACAAGGCAATCTACGATGTTGCAAAATCTAAAAACATACTTATAAATGTTGCCGACACACCAGATTTATGCGATTTTTATTTAGGTTCTATTGTTACCAAAGGTGATTTGAAAATTGCTATTTCTACCAATGGAAAATCGCCAACCTTAGCAAAAAGAATAAGAGAAATGTTTGAAAATATTTTACCAGAAAATATTGATGAACTATTGCAAAACTTACAAAATTATAGGCAACAACTAAAAGGAAATTTTGAAGAAAAAGTCAATCAACTCAATGAGCTTACTAAGAATTTTAAGGCTGATTAG
- a CDS encoding OsmC family protein has product MKVEIERKNDAVYLEATNEQGIVIKMDGSPEIGGQNLGARPMQLLLMGLGGCTSMDILSMLKKMREDVKSYKVLVDAERAKEHPMVFTKIHIHFIFEGDIKTANIEKAINLSMEKYCSATHILNKTATITHTYEVINE; this is encoded by the coding sequence ATGAAAGTTGAAATAGAAAGAAAAAACGATGCAGTGTATTTGGAAGCAACAAACGAACAAGGCATCGTAATAAAAATGGATGGTTCGCCAGAAATTGGTGGACAAAATTTGGGCGCACGACCAATGCAATTATTACTCATGGGTTTGGGTGGTTGCACATCTATGGATATTCTATCTATGCTCAAAAAAATGCGTGAAGATGTAAAATCGTATAAAGTATTGGTTGATGCAGAAAGAGCAAAAGAACACCCCATGGTATTTACAAAAATTCATATTCATTTTATTTTTGAAGGTGATATAAAAACGGCAAACATAGAGAAAGCAATAAATCTATCTATGGAAAAATATTGTAGTGCTACGCATATTCTCAACAAAACAGCAACAATAACACACACATACGAAGTAATTAACGAATAA
- the uvrA gene encoding excinuclease ABC subunit UvrA codes for MQQKLTKPNELQRIIVKGARMHNLKNIDVEIPRNKLIVITGVSGSGKSSLTIDTIYAEGQRRYVESLSSYARQFMARMDKPDVDYIKGLSPAIAIEQKTTTGTTRSTVGTLTEIYDYLKLLYAKIGRTYSPITGNEVIKHDVDDVINYIKTLPSEQKIQILAPIKNINQNTITNLRSERIQRLYINNDVVSIDDIDTLDATQNTYTIIDRLTADSSEDNLHRIADSVQFAFSIGNGNCTIDVPSIEQKHFSNSFDSDGIQFEIPSVSFFNFNSPYGACPTCEGFGTILGIDHDLVIPDKTLSFYEDAVVCWKSDNFKPWKKQFIKGSSAYNFPIHRPIIELDKEQYNLLWNGGNGFMGISDFFKDIENQTYKIQYRVLLSKYRGRATCTSCHGSRLRPDTNYVKIQRKDIGELLSLSIRELKYFFDNLELNTKEAIIAKRILIEIKNRLQFMTDVGLEYLTLNRFSNTLSGGEAQRINLTRSLGSNLTDSLYILDEPSVGLHPHDSSKLINILKYLRDLGNTVIVVEHEEEIMHQADYIVDVGPFAGYLGGEIIFAGSYDKIIKDKKSLTAKYLNHELNIELPKTRRKAINYIEFKGIYHHNIKNIDIKIPLQAITAVTGVSGSGKTTLIKHVIYPALKSLVENLPTKGGLYKSVSGYKNNLTQIEFIDQNPIGRSSRSNPITYIKAYDAIRDLYSKQNLSKIRGYQPKHFSFNVDGGRCDACEGEGEQVIEMQFLADVHLKCESCNGTRFKSEILEVTYKDKNIAEILSMSVDTAMEFFEHNKDIINKIKPLQDVGLGYIQLGQSSSTLSGGEAQRVKLASFLGRGNNKGNILFIFDEPTTGLHFHDIHKLMAAFNALIDNGHSIIVIEHNVDVIKCADWLIDLGPKGGAEGGKLIFQGVTDDIVNAKESITAKYLKSKLKK; via the coding sequence ATGCAACAAAAATTAACTAAACCTAATGAATTGCAGCGCATAATTGTAAAAGGTGCACGCATGCACAACCTCAAAAATATAGATGTTGAAATTCCAAGAAACAAATTAATTGTAATTACAGGTGTGAGCGGAAGTGGTAAATCGTCTCTAACTATCGATACTATCTATGCAGAAGGTCAAAGAAGATATGTTGAGTCATTATCTTCTTATGCTAGACAATTTATGGCGCGTATGGACAAGCCAGATGTAGACTACATCAAAGGCTTATCACCAGCAATTGCTATTGAACAAAAAACAACAACAGGCACAACTAGAAGTACTGTAGGCACACTTACAGAAATATATGATTACCTAAAACTATTGTATGCAAAAATTGGAAGAACCTACTCACCTATCACAGGCAATGAAGTTATAAAACATGATGTAGATGATGTTATTAATTATATAAAAACATTGCCATCTGAACAAAAAATACAGATACTTGCGCCAATAAAAAACATCAACCAAAACACAATAACTAACCTAAGATCTGAAAGAATACAAAGGCTATACATCAACAATGATGTTGTATCTATTGATGATATTGATACTTTAGATGCAACACAAAATACATATACAATTATAGATAGATTAACAGCAGATAGCTCAGAAGATAATTTGCATAGAATTGCAGACTCAGTGCAATTTGCATTTAGTATTGGAAATGGAAATTGTACAATTGATGTTCCTAGCATTGAACAAAAACACTTTTCAAATTCTTTTGATTCAGATGGTATTCAATTTGAAATCCCATCTGTAAGTTTCTTTAATTTTAATTCACCATATGGTGCTTGTCCAACATGTGAAGGCTTTGGTACTATCTTAGGCATCGACCATGATTTGGTAATTCCAGACAAAACACTATCATTCTACGAAGATGCAGTAGTCTGTTGGAAATCTGACAATTTCAAACCTTGGAAAAAACAATTCATCAAAGGAAGTTCAGCTTATAATTTTCCTATTCACAGACCAATCATCGAATTAGATAAAGAACAATACAATTTACTTTGGAATGGTGGCAATGGATTTATGGGCATCAGTGATTTTTTCAAAGATATTGAAAATCAAACTTACAAAATACAATACAGAGTATTATTATCAAAATACAGAGGACGTGCTACATGCACATCATGCCATGGAAGCAGACTAAGACCAGATACCAACTATGTAAAAATTCAACGAAAAGATATTGGAGAATTACTGAGCTTATCTATTCGTGAACTAAAATATTTTTTTGATAATTTAGAACTAAATACGAAAGAAGCAATTATTGCAAAACGAATTTTAATTGAAATAAAAAATAGATTGCAATTTATGACTGATGTTGGATTGGAATATCTCACATTAAATAGATTTAGCAATACACTTTCTGGTGGCGAAGCTCAACGCATCAACTTGACAAGAAGTTTGGGCAGTAACCTAACAGATTCTTTGTATATTTTAGATGAGCCAAGTGTTGGTTTGCATCCACATGATTCAAGTAAATTAATCAATATTTTAAAATATCTAAGAGACTTAGGCAATACAGTAATTGTGGTTGAGCATGAAGAAGAAATTATGCATCAGGCAGATTATATTGTCGATGTTGGTCCATTTGCTGGCTATCTTGGTGGAGAAATTATTTTTGCAGGCAGTTATGATAAAATTATAAAAGATAAAAAAAGTCTTACTGCAAAATATTTGAACCATGAATTAAATATTGAATTACCAAAAACAAGAAGAAAGGCAATTAACTATATTGAGTTTAAAGGAATATACCATCACAATATCAAAAATATTGATATAAAGATTCCTTTGCAAGCTATTACTGCAGTAACTGGCGTAAGTGGCTCAGGAAAAACAACGCTAATAAAACATGTAATTTATCCAGCACTAAAATCTTTAGTAGAAAATTTGCCAACTAAAGGTGGCTTGTACAAATCAGTTTCTGGCTATAAAAACAACCTGACTCAAATAGAATTTATAGACCAAAATCCTATTGGAAGAAGTTCACGTTCTAATCCAATTACATATATCAAAGCCTATGATGCCATCAGAGATTTGTATAGCAAGCAAAACTTATCTAAAATACGCGGCTACCAACCAAAGCATTTTTCATTTAATGTAGATGGTGGAAGATGCGATGCTTGTGAAGGTGAAGGCGAACAAGTTATTGAAATGCAATTCTTGGCAGATGTGCATTTAAAATGTGAGTCATGCAACGGCACAAGATTCAAATCAGAAATATTAGAAGTGACTTATAAAGACAAAAACATTGCAGAAATTTTGAGTATGAGTGTAGATACTGCAATGGAATTTTTTGAGCACAACAAAGATATTATAAACAAAATAAAACCATTACAAGATGTTGGCTTAGGTTATATTCAATTAGGACAAAGTTCATCTACACTTTCTGGTGGCGAAGCACAGCGCGTAAAATTGGCATCGTTTTTAGGAAGAGGAAACAACAAAGGCAATATCTTATTTATTTTTGATGAGCCAACAACAGGATTGCATTTTCATGATATTCACAAACTAATGGCTGCGTTTAATGCATTAATTGATAATGGGCATAGCATCATAGTAATAGAACACAATGTAGATGTGATAAAATGTGCAGATTGGCTGATAGACTTAGGCCCAAAAGGTGGCGCAGAAGGTGGCAAATTAATTTTTCAAGGTGTAACTGATGATATTGTAAATGCGAAAGAAAGCATTACAGCAAAATATTTAAAATCGAAATTAAAGAAATAG
- a CDS encoding RNA polymerase sigma factor — MKEVSFSDEQLIQLYVLGNKNAISILYNRYSKKVILYIYFKIRDRQQAEDIFHESFIKMVKYIDEGKYINNGKMYNLLIRISRNTCIDYIRSKNIKPIIVDIEVAKGLKYEINDINISEINRNEIFVERVIRLLDLLPKDEREIVILKHYAGLTFKEIADTLDMNINTALSRMRSALKRLKYHAEQRGLEPPK, encoded by the coding sequence ATGAAAGAAGTATCTTTTTCAGACGAGCAACTCATACAGCTATACGTTCTTGGCAATAAAAATGCAATAAGTATTTTATATAATAGATACTCTAAAAAAGTAATATTGTATATATATTTTAAGATAAGAGATAGACAACAAGCGGAAGATATTTTTCATGAATCATTTATTAAAATGGTTAAATATATTGATGAAGGAAAATATATTAATAATGGAAAGATGTATAATTTATTAATTAGAATTTCGAGAAATACATGTATTGACTACATTAGGTCTAAAAATATCAAACCAATAATTGTAGATATAGAAGTTGCCAAAGGATTAAAGTATGAAATTAATGATATAAATATTTCAGAGATAAACAGAAATGAAATATTTGTTGAAAGAGTAATTAGGTTATTAGATTTGTTGCCAAAAGATGAAAGAGAAATTGTAATTCTAAAGCATTACGCAGGACTTACATTTAAAGAAATAGCAGACACATTAGATATGAATATCAATACTGCATTAAGCAGAATGAGAAGCGCCTTGAAAAGATTAAAATATCATGCAGAACAACGTGGACTAGAACCTCCGAAATAA